The following coding sequences lie in one Rhodoflexus caldus genomic window:
- a CDS encoding glycosyltransferase family 39 protein — MKRLSAFFILIGVIVRFRQYFHNKSLWLDEAMLALNIINRNYEQLLQTLDYQQMAPPAFLWVSKLAGSWQGYTEWGLRLWPFLASLLALLLLWQLLKSLSASAAEQLAVIVLFACSFRLSYYAGEFKQYSSDVFWVMLCLLLGLKADLLQSWRKAAAVLLAGAVGLWFSHPLIFVLAGIGFYQLWQWQLQRKPADLLPLAAVGGGWLMSLGIQYVFILAKDTNRAAMQDYWKEAFLPVPPHGKAELEAWLNIPQQLFYSTLGINSIGWLLIFIVLAGVILLWEQKRYWVMALLLPLPLIIVASVLKIYPFSSRLLLFLTPPTALLTGMGIVAIIKRLNHPALTLLLVLLVFIQPVALATLHIFKPIENEEIKPLLRYYEQNARADDVLYIYYGGGNAARYYETIGFAKLPGRVIYGNFDRNNPLRGIAQDVSQLPIAESRRIWVLFSHILNKEDLYTRELLGSYKEGKLMQKATGTELYLFE; from the coding sequence TTGAAGCGCCTATCTGCCTTTTTTATACTGATTGGAGTAATTGTAAGGTTCAGGCAGTATTTTCACAATAAAAGTTTGTGGTTAGATGAAGCCATGCTTGCATTGAACATTATCAACCGCAACTATGAGCAGTTGCTGCAAACGCTGGATTATCAGCAAATGGCGCCGCCTGCATTTCTTTGGGTGAGCAAGCTGGCGGGCAGTTGGCAAGGATATACGGAATGGGGCTTGCGTTTGTGGCCGTTTTTGGCAAGCCTGTTGGCCTTGCTGCTGCTTTGGCAACTGCTGAAAAGTTTGTCGGCTTCTGCTGCCGAACAGTTGGCTGTAATAGTATTGTTTGCCTGTTCGTTTCGCCTTTCGTACTATGCGGGTGAGTTTAAACAATACAGCAGCGATGTTTTTTGGGTCATGCTATGCTTATTGCTTGGCTTAAAAGCCGACCTGTTGCAAAGTTGGCGGAAGGCAGCAGCCGTATTGCTGGCGGGTGCAGTGGGTTTATGGTTCAGCCATCCGCTGATTTTTGTGCTGGCCGGCATAGGGTTTTATCAGCTTTGGCAGTGGCAGTTGCAACGCAAACCTGCGGACTTGCTGCCGCTTGCCGCTGTCGGAGGGGGATGGTTGATGAGCCTGGGCATACAGTACGTGTTCATTTTGGCAAAAGATACTAATCGGGCTGCCATGCAGGACTACTGGAAAGAGGCCTTTCTGCCTGTGCCCCCTCACGGAAAGGCAGAACTGGAGGCATGGCTAAATATTCCTCAGCAATTATTTTACAGCACGCTGGGTATCAATAGCATCGGCTGGTTGCTGATATTTATCGTACTGGCAGGGGTTATATTGCTGTGGGAACAAAAAAGGTATTGGGTAATGGCATTGCTGCTGCCCCTGCCGCTGATAATTGTTGCTTCCGTATTGAAAATTTATCCTTTCAGCAGTCGCCTGCTGTTATTCCTCACCCCACCCACAGCCCTTTTAACGGGAATGGGCATTGTTGCCATCATCAAGCGATTGAATCATCCTGCCCTTACGCTGTTGTTGGTGTTGCTTGTTTTCATACAACCTGTTGCACTGGCAACCCTGCACATCTTTAAGCCGATAGAAAACGAAGAAATTAAACCGCTTTTGCGCTACTACGAACAAAATGCCCGTGCGGATGATGTGTTATACATCTATTACGGCGGCGGCAATGCGGCCAGATACTATGAGACCATCGGGTTTGCAAAACTGCCGGGCCGCGTAATTTACGGCAATTTTGACCGCAACAACCCATTGCGAGGCATTGCTCAGGATGTTTCCCAACTGCCAATTGCCGAATCGCGCCGTATTTGGGTGCTGTTCAGCCACATACTGAACAA